The Salminus brasiliensis chromosome 3, fSalBra1.hap2, whole genome shotgun sequence genome contains a region encoding:
- the rnf19a gene encoding E3 ubiquitin-protein ligase RNF19A isoform X2: MKCCYAGDSKGAAESQADSELPHVAQSEPPGSGDRIPGGSSPCHNTLKSPPKTLSPPPPLSPPSPSSSSSSSSSFPGLPAAATAAEVPQSSHSVPSGEMSLNHQAQGSERDLPSAASSVSLPSVRKTPKKRRLSLRSLFRRRRSEPKSRKSRALAGGVDGIASIESVHSELQQNQQQHQDRSSSLSTPGVASTSSSSSSSSELLECPLCLLRHTRDRFPDIMTCHHRSCADCLRQYLRIEISESRVNISCPECSERFNPHDIRMILGDRVLMEKYEEFMLRRWLVADPDCRWCPAPDCGYAVIAFGCASCPKITCGREGCGTEFCYHCKQLWHPNQTCDAARQQRAQSLRLRPFRSSSLSYSQESGAAADDIKPCPRCAAYIIKMNDGSCNHMTCAVCGCEFCWLCMKEISDLHYLSPSGCTFWGKKPWSRKKKILWQLGTLVGAPIGIALIAGIAIPAMIIGIPVYVGRKIHNRYEGKDISKHKRNLVIAGGVTLSVIVSPVVAAVTVGIGVPIMLAYVYGVVPISLCRSGGCGVSAGNGKGVRIEFDDENDMNVGSGAPATDTTSVAETRHNPSIGEGSVGGLTGSLSASGSHMERIGAMRDNLSENASTMALAGASITGSLSGSAMVNCFNRLEVQADVQKERCSLSGESGTVSLGTISDNASTKAMAGSILNAYMPLDRDCSSMEVQVDVESKLGKLRHHSGSSSMDDGSTGGRGGGMCSSSCPHEGKCGSSRWAKESSSSSSSSGKKSKGKLRKKGGGTKINETREDMDAQLLEQRSTNSSEFDSPSLSGSLPSVADSHCSHFSEFSCSDLDACRPHEPHSRPSNAAGAVSPLPEVEHDRLENCPAPVLLSQVSAAATASGGERPLCHITEENVGLACAPEVDPSVTVSSPKERNNNLHQPTSPVRNACIQTEI; the protein is encoded by the exons CCTTCCTGCAGCTGCAACAGCAGCAGAAGTCCCTCAGTCTAGCCACAGTGTTCCCTCAGGAGAGATGAGTCTAAACCATCAGGCCCAGGGCTCGGAGAGGGATCTCCCCTCCGCGGCATCATCCGTCAGCCTGCCATCTGTCAGGAAAACACCCAAAAAGCGTCGCCTCTCTCTCCGCTCACTCTTCCGTCGGCGCCGCAGCGAACCCAAGTCTCGCAAGTCACGCGCCCTGGCTGGAGGGGTGGACGGCATCGCAAGCATTGAGAGTGTTCACTCTGAACTTCAGCagaatcagcagcagcatcaggaCCGTTCCTCTTCTCTATCCACCCCTGGAGTGGCCTccacttcctcctcctcttcctcctcttctgagctGCTAGAGTGTCCACTCTGCCTGCTACGGCACACCCGCGACCGCTTCCCCGATATCATGACCTGTCACCACCGTTCCTGCGCTGACTGCCTGCGACAGTACCTCCGCATCGAGATCTCCGAAAGCAGGGTCAACATCAGCTGCCCTGAGTGCTCTGAGCGCTTCAATCCGCACGACATTCGCATGATCCTCGGAGACCGCGTCCTCATGGAGAAGTACGAGGAGTTTATGCTCCGCCGCTGGCTCGTGGCTGACCCCGACTGCCGCTGGTGCCCTGCCCCTGACTGCGG GTATGCAGTTATTGCCTTCGGCTGTGCCAGCTGCCCAAAGATCACGTGTGGTCGGGAAGGCTGTGGGACAGAGTTTTGTTACCACTGTAAACAGCTATGGCACCCAAACCAAACTTGCGACGCTGCGAGACAACAGCGAGCTCAGAGCCTCCGACTGCGGCCTTTCAGATCCTCCTCACTCAGCTACAGCCAGGAAAGCGGGGCTGCAG CAGACGACATAAAGCCTTGTCCCCGCTGTGCCGCCTACATCATCAAGATGAATGATGGTAGCTGTAATCACATGACATGTGCTGTGTGTGGCTGCGAGTTCTGCTGGCTCTGCATGAAAGAGATCTCTGACCTGCACTACTTGAG CCCTTCAGGGTGCACATTCTGGGGTAAGAAGCCCTGGAGCCGGAAGAAGAAAATCCTTTGGCAGTTGGGCACGTTGGTGGGCGCGCCAATTGGCATTGCACTGATCGCTGGCATCGCCATCCCTGCCATGATCATTGGTATTCCTGTATATGTGGGCAGAAAG ATTCATAATCGCTATGAAGGAAAGGACATCTCAAAGCACAAGAGGAACCTGGTAATAGCGGGTGGAGTCACGCTCTCCGTTATTGTGTCACCAGTAGTGGCTGCGGTGACTGTTG GTATCGGAGTCCCCATCATGCTGGCATATGTTTATGGCGTGGTGCCGATCTCGCTGTGCCGCAGTGGAGGTTGTGGTGTATCTGCGGGGAACGGTAAAGGTGTGCGGATAGAGTTTGATGACGAAAACGATATGAATGTGGGAAGTGGTGCACCTGCAACTG ACACCACATCCGTTGCGGAGACCAGGCATAATCCCAGCATCGGTGAAGGCAGCGTGGGAGGACTGACCGGCAGCCTCAGCGCCAGTGGCAGCCACATGGAGCGCATTGGAGCCATGAGAGACAACCTGAGTGAAAACGCCAGTACCATGGCCCTTGCAGGAGCCAGCATCACCGGCAGCCTATCCGGCAGCGCCATGGTTAACTGCTTTAATAG GTTGGAGGTTCAGGCCGATGTCCAGAAAGAGCGCTGCAGTCTGAGCGGAGAGTCCGGCACAGTCAGCCTTGGGACAATCAGTGACAATGCTAGTACCAAAGCAATGGCTGGATCCATTCTCAATGCCTACATGCCTCTGGACAG AGACTGCAGCAGTATGGAGGTTCAGGTGGACGTGGAATCTAAGCTTGGGAAGCTGCGACACcacagcggcagcagcagtaTGGACGATGGCAGCACGGGGGGCCGCGGGGGCGGCATGTGTTCCTCCAGCTGTCCGCACGAAGGCAAGTGTGGCTCGTCCCGCTGGGCCAAGGAGTCTTCAtcgtcctcctcatcctccgGCAAGAAGAGCAAAGGCAAGCTACGCAAGAAGGGCGGCGGCACGAAAATCAACGAAACGCGAGAGGACATGGACGCTCAGCTGCTGGAGCAGCGCAGCACCAACTCCAGCGAATTCGATTCACCCTCTCTGAGCGGCAGCCTGCCGTCCGTGGCTGATTCGCACTGCAGCCACTTTTCTGAGTTCAGCTGCTCCGACCTGGACGCCTGCCGGCCGCACGAACCGCATTCCAGGCCTTCCAATGCGGCCGGGGCGGTCAGCCCCCTACCTGAAGTTGAGCACGATCGGCTGGAAAACTGCCCCGCCCCTGTTCTTCTGTCCCAGGTTTCTGCTGCTGCTACCGCGAGCGGAGGGGAACGCCCCCTTTGCCACATCACCGAGGAGAACGTAGGCCTGGCGTGCGCACCCGAGGTGGACCCCAGTGTTACAGTCAGTTCTCCTAAAGAACGTAATAACAACCTCCATCAACCAACGAGCCCTGTGCGCAATGCCTGCATTCAGACTGAGATCTAG
- the rnf19a gene encoding E3 ubiquitin-protein ligase RNF19A isoform X3, with amino-acid sequence MKCCYAGDSKGAAESQADSELPHVAQSEPPGSGDRIPGGSSPCHNTLKSPPKTLSPPPPLSPPSPSSSSSSSSSFPGLPAAATAAEVPQSSHSVPSGEMSLNHQAQGSERDLPSAASSVSLPSVRKTPKKRRLSLRSLFRRRRSEPKSRKSRALAGGVDGIASIESVHSELQQNQQQHQDRSSSLSTPGVASTSSSSSSSSELLECPLCLLRHTRDRFPDIMTCHHRSCADCLRQYLRIEISESRVNISCPECSERFNPHDIRMILGDRVLMEKYEEFMLRRWLVADPDCRWCPAPDCGPSGCTFWGKKPWSRKKKILWQLGTLVGAPIGIALIAGIAIPAMIIGIPVYVGRKIHNRYEGKDISKHKRNLVIAGGVTLSVIVSPVVAAVTVGIGVPIMLAYVYGVVPISLCRSGGCGVSAGNGKGVRIEFDDENDMNVGSGAPATDTTSVAETRHNPSIGEGSVGGLTGSLSASGSHMERIGAMRDNLSENASTMALAGASITGSLSGSAMVNCFNRLEVQADVQKERCSLSGESGTVSLGTISDNASTKAMAGSILNAYMPLDSRDCSSMEVQVDVESKLGKLRHHSGSSSMDDGSTGGRGGGMCSSSCPHEGKCGSSRWAKESSSSSSSSGKKSKGKLRKKGGGTKINETREDMDAQLLEQRSTNSSEFDSPSLSGSLPSVADSHCSHFSEFSCSDLDACRPHEPHSRPSNAAGAVSPLPEVEHDRLENCPAPVLLSQVSAAATASGGERPLCHITEENVGLACAPEVDPSVTVSSPKERNNNLHQPTSPVRNACIQTEI; translated from the exons CCTTCCTGCAGCTGCAACAGCAGCAGAAGTCCCTCAGTCTAGCCACAGTGTTCCCTCAGGAGAGATGAGTCTAAACCATCAGGCCCAGGGCTCGGAGAGGGATCTCCCCTCCGCGGCATCATCCGTCAGCCTGCCATCTGTCAGGAAAACACCCAAAAAGCGTCGCCTCTCTCTCCGCTCACTCTTCCGTCGGCGCCGCAGCGAACCCAAGTCTCGCAAGTCACGCGCCCTGGCTGGAGGGGTGGACGGCATCGCAAGCATTGAGAGTGTTCACTCTGAACTTCAGCagaatcagcagcagcatcaggaCCGTTCCTCTTCTCTATCCACCCCTGGAGTGGCCTccacttcctcctcctcttcctcctcttctgagctGCTAGAGTGTCCACTCTGCCTGCTACGGCACACCCGCGACCGCTTCCCCGATATCATGACCTGTCACCACCGTTCCTGCGCTGACTGCCTGCGACAGTACCTCCGCATCGAGATCTCCGAAAGCAGGGTCAACATCAGCTGCCCTGAGTGCTCTGAGCGCTTCAATCCGCACGACATTCGCATGATCCTCGGAGACCGCGTCCTCATGGAGAAGTACGAGGAGTTTATGCTCCGCCGCTGGCTCGTGGCTGACCCCGACTGCCGCTGGTGCCCTGCCCCTGACTGCGG CCCTTCAGGGTGCACATTCTGGGGTAAGAAGCCCTGGAGCCGGAAGAAGAAAATCCTTTGGCAGTTGGGCACGTTGGTGGGCGCGCCAATTGGCATTGCACTGATCGCTGGCATCGCCATCCCTGCCATGATCATTGGTATTCCTGTATATGTGGGCAGAAAG ATTCATAATCGCTATGAAGGAAAGGACATCTCAAAGCACAAGAGGAACCTGGTAATAGCGGGTGGAGTCACGCTCTCCGTTATTGTGTCACCAGTAGTGGCTGCGGTGACTGTTG GTATCGGAGTCCCCATCATGCTGGCATATGTTTATGGCGTGGTGCCGATCTCGCTGTGCCGCAGTGGAGGTTGTGGTGTATCTGCGGGGAACGGTAAAGGTGTGCGGATAGAGTTTGATGACGAAAACGATATGAATGTGGGAAGTGGTGCACCTGCAACTG ACACCACATCCGTTGCGGAGACCAGGCATAATCCCAGCATCGGTGAAGGCAGCGTGGGAGGACTGACCGGCAGCCTCAGCGCCAGTGGCAGCCACATGGAGCGCATTGGAGCCATGAGAGACAACCTGAGTGAAAACGCCAGTACCATGGCCCTTGCAGGAGCCAGCATCACCGGCAGCCTATCCGGCAGCGCCATGGTTAACTGCTTTAATAG GTTGGAGGTTCAGGCCGATGTCCAGAAAGAGCGCTGCAGTCTGAGCGGAGAGTCCGGCACAGTCAGCCTTGGGACAATCAGTGACAATGCTAGTACCAAAGCAATGGCTGGATCCATTCTCAATGCCTACATGCCTCTGGACAG CAGAGACTGCAGCAGTATGGAGGTTCAGGTGGACGTGGAATCTAAGCTTGGGAAGCTGCGACACcacagcggcagcagcagtaTGGACGATGGCAGCACGGGGGGCCGCGGGGGCGGCATGTGTTCCTCCAGCTGTCCGCACGAAGGCAAGTGTGGCTCGTCCCGCTGGGCCAAGGAGTCTTCAtcgtcctcctcatcctccgGCAAGAAGAGCAAAGGCAAGCTACGCAAGAAGGGCGGCGGCACGAAAATCAACGAAACGCGAGAGGACATGGACGCTCAGCTGCTGGAGCAGCGCAGCACCAACTCCAGCGAATTCGATTCACCCTCTCTGAGCGGCAGCCTGCCGTCCGTGGCTGATTCGCACTGCAGCCACTTTTCTGAGTTCAGCTGCTCCGACCTGGACGCCTGCCGGCCGCACGAACCGCATTCCAGGCCTTCCAATGCGGCCGGGGCGGTCAGCCCCCTACCTGAAGTTGAGCACGATCGGCTGGAAAACTGCCCCGCCCCTGTTCTTCTGTCCCAGGTTTCTGCTGCTGCTACCGCGAGCGGAGGGGAACGCCCCCTTTGCCACATCACCGAGGAGAACGTAGGCCTGGCGTGCGCACCCGAGGTGGACCCCAGTGTTACAGTCAGTTCTCCTAAAGAACGTAATAACAACCTCCATCAACCAACGAGCCCTGTGCGCAATGCCTGCATTCAGACTGAGATCTAG
- the rnf19a gene encoding E3 ubiquitin-protein ligase RNF19A isoform X1, producing the protein MKCCYAGDSKGAAESQADSELPHVAQSEPPGSGDRIPGGSSPCHNTLKSPPKTLSPPPPLSPPSPSSSSSSSSSFPGLPAAATAAEVPQSSHSVPSGEMSLNHQAQGSERDLPSAASSVSLPSVRKTPKKRRLSLRSLFRRRRSEPKSRKSRALAGGVDGIASIESVHSELQQNQQQHQDRSSSLSTPGVASTSSSSSSSSELLECPLCLLRHTRDRFPDIMTCHHRSCADCLRQYLRIEISESRVNISCPECSERFNPHDIRMILGDRVLMEKYEEFMLRRWLVADPDCRWCPAPDCGYAVIAFGCASCPKITCGREGCGTEFCYHCKQLWHPNQTCDAARQQRAQSLRLRPFRSSSLSYSQESGAAADDIKPCPRCAAYIIKMNDGSCNHMTCAVCGCEFCWLCMKEISDLHYLSPSGCTFWGKKPWSRKKKILWQLGTLVGAPIGIALIAGIAIPAMIIGIPVYVGRKIHNRYEGKDISKHKRNLVIAGGVTLSVIVSPVVAAVTVGIGVPIMLAYVYGVVPISLCRSGGCGVSAGNGKGVRIEFDDENDMNVGSGAPATDTTSVAETRHNPSIGEGSVGGLTGSLSASGSHMERIGAMRDNLSENASTMALAGASITGSLSGSAMVNCFNRLEVQADVQKERCSLSGESGTVSLGTISDNASTKAMAGSILNAYMPLDSRDCSSMEVQVDVESKLGKLRHHSGSSSMDDGSTGGRGGGMCSSSCPHEGKCGSSRWAKESSSSSSSSGKKSKGKLRKKGGGTKINETREDMDAQLLEQRSTNSSEFDSPSLSGSLPSVADSHCSHFSEFSCSDLDACRPHEPHSRPSNAAGAVSPLPEVEHDRLENCPAPVLLSQVSAAATASGGERPLCHITEENVGLACAPEVDPSVTVSSPKERNNNLHQPTSPVRNACIQTEI; encoded by the exons CCTTCCTGCAGCTGCAACAGCAGCAGAAGTCCCTCAGTCTAGCCACAGTGTTCCCTCAGGAGAGATGAGTCTAAACCATCAGGCCCAGGGCTCGGAGAGGGATCTCCCCTCCGCGGCATCATCCGTCAGCCTGCCATCTGTCAGGAAAACACCCAAAAAGCGTCGCCTCTCTCTCCGCTCACTCTTCCGTCGGCGCCGCAGCGAACCCAAGTCTCGCAAGTCACGCGCCCTGGCTGGAGGGGTGGACGGCATCGCAAGCATTGAGAGTGTTCACTCTGAACTTCAGCagaatcagcagcagcatcaggaCCGTTCCTCTTCTCTATCCACCCCTGGAGTGGCCTccacttcctcctcctcttcctcctcttctgagctGCTAGAGTGTCCACTCTGCCTGCTACGGCACACCCGCGACCGCTTCCCCGATATCATGACCTGTCACCACCGTTCCTGCGCTGACTGCCTGCGACAGTACCTCCGCATCGAGATCTCCGAAAGCAGGGTCAACATCAGCTGCCCTGAGTGCTCTGAGCGCTTCAATCCGCACGACATTCGCATGATCCTCGGAGACCGCGTCCTCATGGAGAAGTACGAGGAGTTTATGCTCCGCCGCTGGCTCGTGGCTGACCCCGACTGCCGCTGGTGCCCTGCCCCTGACTGCGG GTATGCAGTTATTGCCTTCGGCTGTGCCAGCTGCCCAAAGATCACGTGTGGTCGGGAAGGCTGTGGGACAGAGTTTTGTTACCACTGTAAACAGCTATGGCACCCAAACCAAACTTGCGACGCTGCGAGACAACAGCGAGCTCAGAGCCTCCGACTGCGGCCTTTCAGATCCTCCTCACTCAGCTACAGCCAGGAAAGCGGGGCTGCAG CAGACGACATAAAGCCTTGTCCCCGCTGTGCCGCCTACATCATCAAGATGAATGATGGTAGCTGTAATCACATGACATGTGCTGTGTGTGGCTGCGAGTTCTGCTGGCTCTGCATGAAAGAGATCTCTGACCTGCACTACTTGAG CCCTTCAGGGTGCACATTCTGGGGTAAGAAGCCCTGGAGCCGGAAGAAGAAAATCCTTTGGCAGTTGGGCACGTTGGTGGGCGCGCCAATTGGCATTGCACTGATCGCTGGCATCGCCATCCCTGCCATGATCATTGGTATTCCTGTATATGTGGGCAGAAAG ATTCATAATCGCTATGAAGGAAAGGACATCTCAAAGCACAAGAGGAACCTGGTAATAGCGGGTGGAGTCACGCTCTCCGTTATTGTGTCACCAGTAGTGGCTGCGGTGACTGTTG GTATCGGAGTCCCCATCATGCTGGCATATGTTTATGGCGTGGTGCCGATCTCGCTGTGCCGCAGTGGAGGTTGTGGTGTATCTGCGGGGAACGGTAAAGGTGTGCGGATAGAGTTTGATGACGAAAACGATATGAATGTGGGAAGTGGTGCACCTGCAACTG ACACCACATCCGTTGCGGAGACCAGGCATAATCCCAGCATCGGTGAAGGCAGCGTGGGAGGACTGACCGGCAGCCTCAGCGCCAGTGGCAGCCACATGGAGCGCATTGGAGCCATGAGAGACAACCTGAGTGAAAACGCCAGTACCATGGCCCTTGCAGGAGCCAGCATCACCGGCAGCCTATCCGGCAGCGCCATGGTTAACTGCTTTAATAG GTTGGAGGTTCAGGCCGATGTCCAGAAAGAGCGCTGCAGTCTGAGCGGAGAGTCCGGCACAGTCAGCCTTGGGACAATCAGTGACAATGCTAGTACCAAAGCAATGGCTGGATCCATTCTCAATGCCTACATGCCTCTGGACAG CAGAGACTGCAGCAGTATGGAGGTTCAGGTGGACGTGGAATCTAAGCTTGGGAAGCTGCGACACcacagcggcagcagcagtaTGGACGATGGCAGCACGGGGGGCCGCGGGGGCGGCATGTGTTCCTCCAGCTGTCCGCACGAAGGCAAGTGTGGCTCGTCCCGCTGGGCCAAGGAGTCTTCAtcgtcctcctcatcctccgGCAAGAAGAGCAAAGGCAAGCTACGCAAGAAGGGCGGCGGCACGAAAATCAACGAAACGCGAGAGGACATGGACGCTCAGCTGCTGGAGCAGCGCAGCACCAACTCCAGCGAATTCGATTCACCCTCTCTGAGCGGCAGCCTGCCGTCCGTGGCTGATTCGCACTGCAGCCACTTTTCTGAGTTCAGCTGCTCCGACCTGGACGCCTGCCGGCCGCACGAACCGCATTCCAGGCCTTCCAATGCGGCCGGGGCGGTCAGCCCCCTACCTGAAGTTGAGCACGATCGGCTGGAAAACTGCCCCGCCCCTGTTCTTCTGTCCCAGGTTTCTGCTGCTGCTACCGCGAGCGGAGGGGAACGCCCCCTTTGCCACATCACCGAGGAGAACGTAGGCCTGGCGTGCGCACCCGAGGTGGACCCCAGTGTTACAGTCAGTTCTCCTAAAGAACGTAATAACAACCTCCATCAACCAACGAGCCCTGTGCGCAATGCCTGCATTCAGACTGAGATCTAG